A genomic window from Gossypium hirsutum isolate 1008001.06 chromosome D10, Gossypium_hirsutum_v2.1, whole genome shotgun sequence includes:
- the LOC107915612 gene encoding uncharacterized protein, which translates to MASSGFSLAPLHVFNGEGFNIWAVKTRTYLQAFDLREVVNSDAEPAPLRANPTVAQIRHHTDERTKRHKAMSCIQNCVTDVIFMRIMACETPKEAWDKLKEEFQGTERTRQQQLLNLRRDFENLKMKEKEIVKQYSDRIMAVVNSLRLIGEQFSEARIVEKVMFTLPKRYEAKISSLEDSRDLTTISLTE; encoded by the coding sequence ATGGCTTCATCAGGTTTTTCTCTAGCTCCACTACATGTCTTCAATGGAGAGGGCTTCAACATTTGGGCAGTTAAGACGAGGACTTACCTGCAAGCATTCGATCTACGGGAAGTAGTTAACtcagatgctgagccagcacctCTTCGAGCTAATCCAACAGTTGCTCAAATAAGGCATCATACTGATGAAAGAACAAAaaggcacaaggccatgtcatgcataCAAAATTGTGTGACAGATGTGATCTTTATGAGGATCATGGCCTGTGAAACACCAAAGGAGGCCTGGGATAAACTTAAAGAAGAGTTTCAAGGAACTGAAAGAACAAGGCAACAACAGCTACTAAATTTAAGAAGGGATTTTGAGAATCTCAAAATGAAAGAGAAAGAAATAGTCAAGCAGTATTCAGACAGAATTATGGCTGTAGTAAACAGCTTAAGGCTCATCGGAGAGCAATTCAGTGAAGCTAGAATAGTTGAGAAAGTCATGTTCACTTTACCAAAGAGGTATGAAGCCAAAATTTCATCCCTCGAAGACTCAAGGGACTTGACAACTATCTCCTTAACTGAGTAA
- the LOC107916086 gene encoding flowering-promoting factor 1-like protein 3, producing the protein MSGVWVFKNGVVRLVENPAAESLDGSRQSSNTRRKVLVHTPSNEVITSYAVLEHKLWSLGWERYYEDPSLLQFHKRSTVHLISLPKDFNKFKSIHMYDIVVKNRNVFEVRDV; encoded by the coding sequence ATGTCCGGCGTTTGGGTTTTCAAGAATGGTGTGGTTCGCTTGGTTGAGAATCCAGCGGCTGAGTCATTAGACGGAAGCCGACAGAGTTCGAACACTCGCCGCAAAGTGCTTGTGCACACTCCTTCTAATGAAGTGATCACTTCTTATGCGGTTCTCGAACATAAGCTATGGTCTCTTGGGTGGGAACGGTATTACGAGGACCCCAGTCTTCTTCAATTCCATAAGCGATCAACTGTCCATTTGATCTCTCTCCCAAAAGATTTTAATAAGTTCAAGTCGATTCACATGTATGACATCGTCGTTAAAAACCGCAACGTGTTTGAAGTTAGGGATGTGTAG